The following are encoded in a window of Variovorax paradoxus genomic DNA:
- a CDS encoding CaiB/BaiF CoA transferase family protein yields MTAKDNAFKGQGPLAGLRVLDIATVVAAPSAAALLADYGAEVLKIELPGVGDGCRAFPPFKDGKALWWKVTNRNKKLISLDLRKPRGLALFKRLLPRFDVLIENFRPGTLDRWGLDRDTLWALKPGLVILRATAFGQTGPYRDRPGFARIFEAMGGLTYISGEADGQPMHAGYPIGDSIGGLFGALGVMTALWKRAAHPDAPGEEIDLSLTEAMLKLIEFLPIKYDLLGESHERSGNTSQYAAPTGVYRTRDGQWVSLSGSTNALFAANCRAIGREDLLSDPRFGGNPARCAHTAELNALFADWFLANDLADVLASFERHKGTLAPIYSARQIVEDPQVKAREFLCTVPDRDFGEVRIQGVVPRFLRDPGAIHTPGGAIGEDNDEVFGDWLALDADEQARLREEGVI; encoded by the coding sequence ATGACCGCCAAGGACAACGCCTTCAAAGGCCAGGGCCCGCTGGCCGGCCTGCGCGTGCTCGACATCGCCACTGTGGTGGCTGCGCCCTCGGCCGCCGCGTTGCTGGCCGACTACGGCGCCGAGGTGCTCAAGATCGAGCTGCCCGGCGTGGGCGACGGCTGCCGCGCCTTCCCGCCCTTCAAGGACGGCAAGGCGCTGTGGTGGAAGGTGACCAACCGCAACAAGAAGCTCATCTCGCTCGACCTGCGCAAGCCGCGCGGCCTGGCGCTGTTCAAGCGGCTGCTGCCGCGCTTCGACGTGCTGATCGAGAACTTCCGCCCCGGCACGCTCGATCGCTGGGGCCTGGACCGCGACACGCTCTGGGCGCTCAAGCCCGGCCTCGTCATCCTGCGCGCCACGGCCTTCGGCCAGACCGGCCCGTACCGCGACCGGCCGGGCTTCGCGCGCATCTTCGAGGCCATGGGCGGGCTGACCTACATCTCGGGCGAGGCCGACGGGCAGCCCATGCATGCGGGCTACCCCATCGGCGATTCGATCGGCGGGCTGTTCGGCGCGCTCGGCGTGATGACCGCGCTGTGGAAGCGCGCGGCCCACCCCGACGCGCCGGGCGAGGAGATCGACCTGTCGCTCACCGAGGCCATGCTCAAGCTGATCGAGTTCCTGCCGATCAAGTACGACCTGCTTGGCGAAAGCCACGAGCGCTCGGGCAACACCAGCCAGTACGCGGCGCCGACCGGCGTGTACCGCACGCGCGACGGCCAGTGGGTGTCGCTGTCGGGCAGCACCAACGCGCTGTTCGCGGCCAACTGCCGCGCCATCGGGCGCGAAGATTTGCTGAGCGATCCGCGCTTTGGCGGCAACCCCGCGCGCTGCGCACACACAGCCGAACTCAACGCGCTCTTCGCCGACTGGTTCCTGGCGAACGACCTGGCCGACGTGCTCGCATCTTTCGAGCGCCACAAGGGCACGCTGGCGCCGATCTATTCGGCACGCCAGATCGTCGAAGACCCGCAGGTGAAGGCGCGCGAGTTCCTGTGCACCGTGCCCGACCGCGATTTCGGCGAAGTGCGCATCCAGGGTGTGGTGCCGCGCTTCCTGCGCGACCCCGGTGCCATTCACACGCCCGGCGGCGCGATCGGCGAAGACAACGACGAGGTCTTCGGTGACTGGCTCGCGCTCGATGCCGACGAGCAGGCCCGGTTGCGCGAGGAGGGCGTGATCTGA
- a CDS encoding NAD(P)H-dependent flavin oxidoreductase — MTTTHPLLQRLRLPAVASPMFIASSVELVVAQCKAGIVGSFPALNARPAAALDAWIDAIEQQLAAHDATHPHAPAAPYAVNLILHKTNDRLAADLATCVRRRVPIVITSVGNPAAVVEAVHRYGGLVFHDVVNQRHARKAAQAGVDGLILVCAGAGGHAGRLSPFALVGEVKQWFSGLVLLGGAITRGDDILAAQAMGADLAYMGTRFLAATEANITPAYRQAVLDAPAEGIVYTDLFSGVHANYLRSSVATAGYDPDALPDRGAAEEDFGSESMAKAKVWRDIWSAGQGVGSIGEAEGTAAIAARLQREYGEARVRLGFAAV; from the coding sequence ATGACCACAACCCACCCTCTGCTCCAGCGGCTGCGCCTGCCGGCCGTCGCCTCCCCCATGTTCATCGCCAGCAGCGTCGAGCTTGTTGTCGCGCAGTGCAAGGCCGGCATCGTCGGTTCGTTTCCCGCGCTGAACGCGCGCCCCGCCGCCGCGCTCGATGCGTGGATCGACGCCATCGAACAGCAGCTCGCGGCGCACGACGCAACGCACCCGCACGCGCCCGCCGCGCCCTACGCGGTGAACCTGATCCTGCACAAGACCAACGACCGCCTCGCCGCCGACCTTGCGACCTGCGTGCGCCGCCGCGTGCCGATCGTCATCACCTCGGTGGGCAACCCGGCAGCCGTGGTCGAGGCCGTGCATAGGTACGGCGGGCTGGTGTTCCACGACGTCGTCAACCAGCGGCACGCACGCAAGGCGGCGCAGGCCGGCGTGGACGGGTTGATCCTCGTGTGCGCGGGGGCAGGCGGACATGCGGGGCGCCTGTCGCCCTTCGCGCTGGTGGGCGAAGTGAAGCAATGGTTCAGCGGGCTCGTGCTGCTCGGCGGCGCGATCACACGGGGCGACGACATCCTGGCCGCGCAGGCGATGGGCGCCGACCTTGCCTACATGGGCACGCGCTTCCTGGCGGCGACCGAGGCGAACATCACGCCCGCCTACCGGCAGGCCGTGCTCGATGCGCCCGCCGAAGGCATCGTCTACACCGACCTGTTCTCCGGCGTGCATGCCAACTACCTGCGCAGCAGCGTGGCGACGGCCGGCTACGACCCGGACGCCCTGCCGGACCGCGGGGCGGCGGAAGAAGACTTCGGCTCGGAAAGCATGGCCAAGGCCAAGGTGTGGCGCGACATCTGGTCGGCCGGGCAAGGCGTGGGCAGCATCGGCGAGGCCGAAGGCACCGCCGCGATCGCTGCGCGGCTGCAGCGGGAGTACGGCGAAGCGCGGGTGCGGCTCGGCTTCGCGGCCGTCTGA
- a CDS encoding CaiB/BaiF CoA transferase family protein: MNEQSPAATALQRPLQGTRIVEFEGIGPGPVAGRILAALGAEVTVIARPQAGAVQRLGSTTDNPLRARKQVVTLDLKTPEGVAQALDLVATADALIEGNRPGVMERLGLGPSVCAARNPRLVYGRMTGWGQDGPLAQAAGHDLNYVALTGLLSLSAQPGATPMVPPTMGDASGALGLAFGMVCALLGARSTGQGRVVDAAILDVVAMLGTLVHWLHANNSIGGTQPSVFHDSPFYDVYACKDGGFVTVGAIEPQFYALLLEKLGMADVDPREQMQREKWPVMKQRFAECFRGKTRDEWCALLEGTDVCFAPVLTIAEAAVHPHNVARHLFPKTASGAIDTQVVPRFAAL; this comes from the coding sequence ATGAACGAACAGTCTCCCGCCGCCACGGCGCTTCAGAGGCCTTTGCAAGGCACTCGCATCGTCGAGTTCGAAGGCATCGGCCCGGGCCCGGTGGCCGGGCGCATCCTGGCTGCGCTGGGGGCCGAGGTCACCGTGATCGCACGTCCGCAGGCCGGCGCAGTGCAGCGCCTGGGAAGCACCACCGACAACCCGCTGCGCGCGCGCAAGCAGGTCGTCACGCTCGACCTGAAGACGCCCGAGGGCGTGGCGCAGGCGCTGGACCTCGTGGCCACGGCCGATGCGCTCATCGAAGGCAATCGCCCGGGCGTCATGGAGCGCCTCGGACTCGGCCCGTCGGTGTGCGCGGCGCGCAACCCGCGCCTGGTCTACGGCCGCATGACCGGCTGGGGCCAGGACGGCCCGCTGGCGCAGGCGGCCGGGCACGACCTCAACTACGTGGCGCTGACCGGCCTGCTGTCGCTGTCGGCGCAACCCGGCGCGACCCCGATGGTGCCGCCGACCATGGGCGACGCCAGCGGCGCGCTCGGCCTGGCCTTCGGCATGGTCTGCGCGCTGCTGGGTGCGCGCAGCACCGGGCAGGGTCGCGTGGTCGACGCGGCGATCCTCGACGTGGTCGCCATGCTGGGCACGCTGGTGCACTGGCTGCATGCCAACAACAGCATCGGCGGCACGCAGCCCAGCGTGTTCCACGACTCGCCGTTCTACGACGTGTATGCCTGCAAGGACGGTGGCTTCGTCACCGTCGGCGCCATCGAGCCGCAGTTCTACGCCTTGCTGCTGGAGAAGCTCGGCATGGCCGACGTGGACCCACGTGAGCAGATGCAGCGCGAGAAATGGCCGGTGATGAAGCAGCGCTTTGCCGAGTGCTTTCGCGGCAAGACGCGCGACGAGTGGTGCGCATTGCTCGAGGGCACCGACGTGTGCTTCGCGCCGGTGCTGACGATTGCGGAGGCGGCGGTGCATCCGCATAACGTGGCGCGTCATCTGTTTCCGAAGACGGCCTCGGGGGCGATCGATACGCAGGTGGTGCCGCGCTTCGCGGCGTTGTAA
- a CDS encoding PIN domain-containing protein, whose protein sequence is MADDGQLFVLCDTNVGARDAHLFRKKGGPLLIDMLRAKKAKLLVPDILRIEYIKQFTIAGDEALQKMGKEVDRLKTLCGFDLFGLLPKSQFGDAQAREILDQLEDVIHVVSMTDALKLAASDRSMEGRRPTSKSDHGYKDCLIWESMLTLPPGSEVMFVTRDEVGFFENGVLAPSLAKEAVAKGLKLTAFRTTEANGVSPVVDALKARFADLASMRTADVLMGDHPIVQAYMRNERAAPVLPVPAAVVMPQPEVQPGELEALLTAHTRHLTLLDIKALGFVGFLDRAGKQQAIDLLVQSGATVDAARNALERLALADLIRDTGHNYLAVKGELLEKAVQQAEAEMIELTGFGG, encoded by the coding sequence ATGGCAGACGACGGGCAACTTTTTGTCTTGTGCGACACCAATGTGGGCGCGCGCGATGCCCACCTTTTTCGCAAGAAGGGTGGGCCGCTTCTCATCGACATGCTCCGCGCCAAGAAGGCAAAGCTCTTGGTGCCCGATATCCTGCGCATCGAGTACATCAAGCAGTTCACCATCGCTGGCGACGAAGCTTTGCAGAAGATGGGGAAAGAGGTCGATAGGTTGAAAACGCTTTGCGGATTCGACCTATTCGGGTTGCTGCCAAAGTCGCAGTTTGGAGATGCTCAGGCCCGTGAGATATTGGATCAGCTTGAGGACGTCATCCATGTCGTGTCCATGACGGATGCACTCAAGCTCGCCGCGTCCGACCGCTCCATGGAGGGTAGGCGGCCGACGTCGAAGTCCGACCATGGTTACAAGGATTGCCTCATCTGGGAGAGCATGCTGACGCTGCCCCCGGGTTCCGAAGTGATGTTTGTGACTCGCGATGAGGTTGGCTTCTTCGAAAATGGTGTGCTCGCCCCCAGCCTTGCCAAGGAGGCCGTGGCCAAGGGGCTGAAGCTGACTGCGTTCAGAACTACCGAGGCGAATGGCGTGTCGCCAGTCGTCGATGCACTGAAGGCTCGATTTGCGGACCTGGCTTCCATGCGCACTGCTGACGTGCTGATGGGAGACCATCCCATAGTCCAGGCGTACATGAGAAATGAGCGCGCCGCACCAGTTCTGCCGGTGCCGGCTGCCGTGGTGATGCCGCAGCCGGAGGTCCAGCCCGGCGAACTGGAGGCTTTGCTGACAGCTCATACGAGGCACCTGACCCTTCTGGACATCAAGGCCCTTGGGTTCGTCGGATTTTTGGACCGGGCAGGTAAGCAGCAAGCCATCGACCTGCTCGTGCAGTCTGGCGCCACCGTAGACGCGGCGCGCAACGCGCTGGAACGCTTGGCGTTGGCCGACCTGATACGGGACACCGGGCACAACTACTTGGCCGTCAAGGGTGAGCTGCTGGAGAAGGCTGTGCAGCAGGCTGAGGCTGAAATGATTGAGCTCACGGGCTTCGGAGGCTGA